In the Bacillota bacterium LX-D genome, one interval contains:
- the flgG gene encoding flagellar basal-body rod protein FlgG: protein MIRSLWNGASGMTAQNNRMDVITNNLANVNTTGYKKQRTSFSDLLYQELNSTTLPIKNNQQNKVLVGSGVKVNNTYFLFGQGQLIETGRDLDVAILGRGFLEVELPDGQFAYTKDGNLHFDRGQLVNSAGYRVSADITVNPEILNTAKKITIQDKGTILINTDLGENIEAGTIPLFKIDNPSALKPVGQNLYTLTNASGSVQIESPEDPGSSSFKQGYLEGSNVNILEEMVEMIATQRSYQFNSRSIQNSDEMWSIANNLRR, encoded by the coding sequence ATGATAAGGTCTTTGTGGAACGGGGCATCTGGAATGACGGCTCAAAATAATCGGATGGATGTAATTACCAATAATTTAGCTAATGTTAATACTACAGGTTATAAAAAACAGCGTACTAGTTTTTCCGATTTACTTTATCAAGAATTAAACAGTACTACTTTGCCCATTAAAAATAATCAGCAAAACAAAGTACTAGTTGGCTCCGGTGTTAAGGTAAACAATACTTATTTTTTATTTGGTCAGGGTCAATTAATCGAAACGGGAAGAGATTTAGATGTAGCGATTCTCGGGAGAGGCTTTTTGGAAGTTGAGCTGCCGGATGGTCAATTCGCTTATACGAAGGATGGAAATTTGCATTTTGACCGGGGGCAGCTAGTTAATTCGGCAGGTTATAGGGTATCTGCAGATATCACTGTGAACCCGGAAATTTTAAATACTGCCAAAAAAATTACAATCCAGGATAAAGGGACAATTTTGATTAATACGGATTTAGGTGAAAATATCGAAGCTGGAACTATTCCTCTTTTTAAGATTGATAACCCAAGTGCCTTAAAACCTGTGGGGCAAAATCTTTATACTTTAACCAATGCAAGTGGGTCTGTACAAATAGAAAGTCCTGAAGACCCGGGCAGCAGTTCCTTTAAACAAGGATATTTAGAAGGTTCCAATGTCAATATTTTAGAAGAAATGGTTGAGATGATTGCTACCCAAAGGTCCTATCAATTTAATTCTCGATCGATTCAAAATTCCGATGAAATGTGGTCAATAGCTAATAATTTACGGCGTTGA
- a CDS encoding chemotaxis protein CheD: MLPNATEIKVGIAEYKAASSPYQIITLGLGSCVGVTLYDPYNKIGGLVHVMLPDSTQFQSVTNPAKFADLGVPVLFNEMLKLGAKKTALQVKMAGGAQMFQFNNSKSSNSLNIGQRNIEMSKEVIAKLGLKIVGEETGGNFGRTMILDTSTGKVFIRTIGSPLRTI, translated from the coding sequence ATGTTACCAAATGCTACCGAAATAAAAGTTGGAATAGCGGAGTACAAGGCAGCCAGCTCTCCCTATCAAATAATTACCTTAGGTTTGGGTTCCTGTGTGGGGGTTACATTATATGACCCTTACAACAAGATCGGCGGTTTAGTACACGTTATGTTGCCTGATAGTACTCAGTTTCAAAGTGTCACTAATCCGGCTAAGTTTGCTGATTTAGGGGTTCCAGTTCTTTTTAATGAAATGTTAAAATTGGGAGCAAAGAAAACGGCGCTGCAAGTTAAGATGGCAGGCGGTGCCCAAATGTTTCAATTTAATAATAGTAAATCCTCAAACTCCCTAAATATTGGTCAGCGCAATATAGAAATGTCTAAAGAAGTCATAGCAAAGCTGGGATTAAAAATTGTTGGGGAAGAAACTGGTGGAAATTTTGGGAGAACCATGATTTTGGATACGTCTACGGGGAAAGTCTTTATCAGAACTATTGGGTCACCGCTGCGTACTATTTAA
- a CDS encoding protein-glutamate O-methyltransferase CheR gives MEFSEFKRRVHQHFGLNLDGYKEKQLKRRIDSLMQNVHFNDYGSYFVALQKDKEQLNRFLDKVTINVSEFFRNPDIFMNLEKKIIPGLLKRKSRLKIWSAACSNGCEPYSISIILEDLTPNQNHSIDATDIDKNILEVAQEGKYEERFLKNISAERLRKYFQKKEEFYVVNEKIKKRIVFKYQDLLTDRYDRNYDLIVCRNVTIYFTSEMQDKLYKGFFEALSPGGVLFIGATENMLKYRELGYEKISPWFYQKPF, from the coding sequence GTGGAGTTTAGTGAGTTTAAACGCAGAGTGCATCAACATTTCGGATTAAACTTAGACGGATACAAGGAGAAGCAGCTTAAACGTCGAATAGATAGTTTGATGCAAAATGTGCATTTTAACGATTACGGTTCTTACTTTGTTGCTTTACAAAAAGATAAAGAACAATTGAACCGTTTTTTGGATAAGGTCACAATTAATGTTTCGGAATTTTTCCGGAACCCTGATATATTTATGAATTTAGAAAAAAAGATTATTCCGGGGCTCTTGAAAAGAAAGTCTAGGCTAAAAATCTGGAGTGCCGCTTGTTCCAATGGGTGTGAGCCATACTCCATTTCTATTATTTTAGAAGACCTTACTCCAAACCAGAATCATAGCATCGATGCTACTGATATAGATAAAAACATTTTGGAAGTTGCTCAAGAAGGAAAATATGAAGAACGATTTTTAAAAAATATATCGGCCGAACGGCTGCGAAAATATTTTCAAAAGAAGGAAGAATTCTACGTAGTTAATGAAAAAATTAAAAAGAGAATTGTTTTTAAGTACCAGGATCTCCTGACAGATCGGTATGATAGGAACTACGATTTAATTGTTTGCCGCAATGTTACTATTTACTTTACGTCGGAAATGCAGGATAAGTTGTACAAGGGCTTTTTTGAAGCTTTAAGTCCCGGAGGAGTTCTTTTTATTGGCGCAACGGAAAACATGTTAAAGTATCGGGAATTAGGCTATGAAAAGATTTCCCCCTGGTTTTATCAGAAACCTTTTTAA
- a CDS encoding rod-binding protein, with the protein MEVRGYGTAVPIKTTAQSEQQKELAAACSDFTAVFYQMVLQEMDKTIDRSSNTSAESTFFQEFFYDEISKELAKNPDNQLANMLYQELTEKAKK; encoded by the coding sequence ATGGAGGTTAGAGGATATGGGACAGCTGTCCCCATAAAAACAACAGCTCAGTCTGAACAACAAAAGGAATTGGCCGCAGCTTGCAGTGATTTTACTGCTGTCTTTTACCAAATGGTTTTACAGGAAATGGATAAAACTATTGATCGTTCTTCGAACACATCAGCAGAAAGTACTTTTTTTCAGGAATTTTTTTATGACGAAATTTCGAAAGAGTTGGCGAAAAATCCAGATAATCAATTAGCCAATATGTTGTACCAGGAATTAACAGAAAAAGCAAAAAAATAA
- a CDS encoding chemotaxis protein CheC codes for MDQLTNFELDVLQEIGNIGAGNAASALAKLLNKRIDMTVPKAGVMPLNDICSLIGNEEDKVACIDFSVDGEAKSQILFLLSEESSYYLIDMLFGNPMGTTKELDAMGLSALQEIGNILSGSFLTAFSDVTKLSFIYSVPQFAFDMLGAVLSAALLEGGYFEDQVLIIETQFYQNEIKINGHFFLVPENGSLKVIFDSLGL; via the coding sequence ATGGATCAATTGACAAATTTTGAATTAGATGTACTACAAGAAATAGGAAATATTGGTGCGGGCAACGCTGCCAGCGCTTTAGCTAAGCTTTTGAATAAAAGGATAGATATGACTGTTCCTAAAGCAGGTGTGATGCCTTTAAACGATATTTGCTCTCTTATAGGCAACGAAGAGGATAAAGTGGCTTGTATTGATTTCTCAGTTGATGGAGAAGCAAAAAGCCAAATCCTGTTTTTACTTTCAGAAGAAAGCTCTTATTATTTAATTGATATGCTTTTCGGCAACCCAATGGGCACTACCAAGGAGCTAGATGCAATGGGTTTATCAGCTTTACAAGAAATAGGGAATATACTATCCGGTTCATTTCTAACAGCTTTCTCTGATGTAACTAAACTTTCTTTTATTTATTCTGTTCCTCAGTTTGCTTTTGATATGCTGGGGGCAGTACTTAGTGCTGCTTTACTAGAGGGAGGGTATTTTGAGGATCAGGTTTTAATTATTGAAACGCAGTTTTATCAAAACGAAATCAAAATTAACGGACACTTTTTCTTAGTGCCCG